In Belonocnema kinseyi isolate 2016_QV_RU_SX_M_011 chromosome 4, B_treatae_v1, whole genome shotgun sequence, a single window of DNA contains:
- the LOC117171833 gene encoding 40S ribosomal protein S13 — protein MGRMHAPGKGISQSALPYRRSIATWLKLSPEDCKDLIFKLAKKGHTPSQIGVILRDSYGVAQARFRTGNKILRILKSLGLAPEIPEDLYHLIKKAVAIRKHLERNRKDKDSKFRLILVESRIHRLARYYKQKSVLPPSWKYESSTASALVA, from the exons ATGGGTCGTATGCACGCACCTGG AAAGGGTATATCCCAGTCAGCATTGCCTTACAGGCGAAGCATAGCAACATGGTTAAAACTGTCGCCAGAAGATTGTAAAGACCTTATATTCAAATTGGCGAAAAAGGGTCACACTCCATCCCAAATTG GTGTGATACTTCGTGATTCTTATGGTGTTGCGCAGGCGCGTTTCCGCACAGGAAACAAGATCCTCCGAATCCTGAAGAGTCTGGGACTCGCACCCGAAATTCCAGAGGACTTGTATCATTTGATCAAGAAAGCGGTGGCGATTCGCAAGCACTTGGAGAGAAACCGCAAGGACAAGGACAGCAAATTCCGTTTGATTCTGGTAGAATCCAGAATCCACAGGCTCGCTCGTTACTACAAACAAAAGAGCGTTCTTCCTCCCAGTTGGAAATACGAGAGCTCGACAGCGAGTGCCCTTGTAGCTTGA